GGATCCCAAATGTGAAATGGGATTCAAAAGTGTAAGAAAGTTTATTGCTAGATCCCATTAGTTTTTTTTTAGACAACCTCGTGAAACTTTATTAACCCGTCACAATGTTTACAGGGACAAATGAAAGATCTCCCGGCTGGCCTAACCAAACATGGCGACCAACCGCGAGGGAGAGAGAGTGTTTcgctagattgtgagcctcatagTTTGAGCTCCTAAATTCATGACCTATATTACATGACAAAAAACTTGACGACCGGTCCGATATCTATCGAAGAACTGCTCCATAGGTGGCTAGCTTGCCATGATGTAGATCATCAACAACTACCTTGCAGTCAGAAGCAACATGAATGTGTCGGGCATAAAGATCATCCGCTAAGGAGAGAGCTTCTCTTATAGCTAGAGCTTCGAGCGTTTGAGGATCTGTGATGTGCTTGAAAACAATCGCTGAGGCCCCAAGAAAAGCGCCATATTGGTCCCTACAGACCGCACCCACTGCACCATGTTTCATCCTCACGGCCACAACACCGTCGGCATTGATCTTAACACACCCTTGGTTTGGCGGTACCCAGGTTGAACTTTGCATAACTCGCCGTGGTGCCTCTTGCTTCTCCCTCTTGTTTACTATCTCCAACTCTGACAAAAACTTGTTAATAAAGGCATCGGTAGCATGTGGAGACTGAAAGATGTCTTCATGAATTGCCTTCCTTCTTGCAGCCCAAATTGCCCATATAGTTACTACAACACGAATGAAGTCAGGAGCATCCAATGTTTCATGTAGAGCAAATAACCAGTCCTTTGCGTTTTCTTCTTGGTGTGTGATGATTTTCTCGACCAGCTCGTCGAGAGCGAGTGCCCACACACTCCTAGATAATGCACATGTGAGAAGAGCATGTCTCCATGTGTCCCTGGCTCCACACAAGCAGCATGAATCTGTATCGGTCATGTGGCGATGATGGAGAACTTCTCCACTAGGCATCGAATGCCTTGCTAATCGCCAGAGGAACATACGGAGTTTTGAGGGTACCTGGATATGCCATATAGTGCTCCAAAATCTGTTGTCCTGCCCCGAGGATGAGCCCTCGGCCTCGTTCCACCATCCATCTCTGCTTGTCTTCGTCCTCAGGATCATCCGGTAAGCCGAGCGGACAGTGAAATAGCCAGTAGCCTCTTCATGCCAAGCCCAAAAGTCCGGCAGTCTCCGTGTACACACTGGTATCCTTAGAATCTCGTTTGCATCAACAGGAATAAAAACTGAGCGAACCAGCCCTTCATTCCATTGTGCTGAGGTAGTATCAATAAGATCACATACTTGCCGTGGTGGATCAGGCACTAAAGATGTAATTGGCATTTTAAAACTGTCACGAGGGATCCAATTATCCAGCCATATGTCTGTGCTTTCCCCATCCCcaattctcctaatgatgcccTGAGCTAATATCTCCTTTCCATCTAATATTGCTCGCCAAATCTGAGATGGGTGAGACCCCAATTCTGCCTCCAGGAGTGTACTGTTTGGAAAGTAAACAACTTTCAGGAGTTGAGCACTAAGAGAACTTCCATCATTCATTATTCTCCAAGCTTGCCTCGCAAGCAGAGCTAAATTGAAGATCTCCATATCACGGAATCCAAGTCCTCCCAATTGTTTTGGTTGTATCATAGTGTCCCATGCAACCCAGCTTGGTTTTCGCTTGCCTTGCTTACTTCCCCACCAAAACTGTCTAATAATGGAAGATATATTGTCACATAAACCTCTTGGAAGACGGAAGCATGGCATAGAGTAAACTGGAATCGCTTGCGCAACTGCCTTGATCAAGACTTCTTTCCCAGCTGCAGAGAGTAACTTTTCCATCCAACCTTTTACCTTCTCCCACACCCGGTCTCTCAAGTACTTGAACGTTCCATTCTTGGAATGTCACACATCCGTTGGCATGCCCAAATAACGCTCACTTAAAGATTCGTTATGAACCTGCAAGGAGGTTTTTATTGCTTCTCTCATAGGGCCCGGACAGCCCCAGCTAAAGAAGATGGAAGACTTGTCATGATTGATACGTTGTCCTGAAGCATTACAATATGTGTCCAACAGGTTTGACACTGCAACTGACCCCTCAACGTTAGCCTTAAAAAGCAGCAGGCTGTCATCTGCAAACAAAAGGTGGTTTATGGTGGGGGCGGTTGGAGCCACCTTAATACCTGCAATCGATGACTGTGTACTGGATTTCAGGAGGCAGGAAAGGCCCTCTGCTGCAATCAAGAATAAGTAAGGGGAAATTGGGTCTCCCTGTGGGATACCTCTGGTTGGTCTAAAAGAATCAAGCTTCTCACCATTAAAAAGAACAGAAAAGGATACTGAAGAGACCATGCCCATAACCGTATTAATCCACTGCTGAGAAAAGCCCAGCTTGTTCATAATGGCCCTCAAATAAGACCACTCCAATCCGTCACAAGCCTTCATCATGTCTAATTTGAGAGCACAATAACTGTTTGTCTTTGCCTTAGACCTCTTCATGAAATGCAAGCACTCGTAAGCACATATGATGTTATCAGTGATAAGTCTCCCCGGGATAAAGGCAGACTGTTCAGCCGAAATTATGTCTGGTAGAACCAGTTTCAGTCTGTTGGCCGCCACTTTAGGTGTGACCTGGAGGCCTCTGGGGTGTTCTCGATCAAATCTTTATACACTAAACTGGTCCACGCCCAAAAGTGTATTATGCTATAGACTTGTGGGCGATGAGAGTACCTCGAAAAGTGTGAATCTTTCTCTGGCAAGCTTCCCTTGATCGCTTTCCCTCCGTGATCAACCTTCAGAAGCGTTGAGGACCGAGCAACTGTTGTTGCGCCCCATGCGGCAGCCCACAAGACACTAATCACATTCTTTTTGTAGTGGTGTATATGTTTATATATTTTTCTACAAACTTGTTAAAAGTATATAAAATTTAACTTTAGGCAAACCTAATtacggagtaaataaaaacggggGGAGTACGTTGCAAGGGTCCGGTTGAGGCAATCTTGTGTGTGGCTAGTCTATTAGCACTCCGAGCTGGAGGCATGTATCATCGAAATTGTCGATAATCTAACAATTGAATCGGTAACATATGTGGTAAGCAATCCACAGTAATAAAAAAAAAAGATAGATAGATAGAGATGAACCAAATGAATCATCTTCTCAGTTGAACTCTGTACAGCAACCTTGTGAGCATGAAACCGCTGATACTTATTAATGATTCAAAAAGGAAGGGACAAAAACTGTACTTCATCTTCTAGCAAGTTCACATAAGACCAGATTCCCACACAAGTGCCCACCTCCTAAGCCTATCTCCACACCAATACATTACGGGACATCAAACCCTGAGGCTACTTACCAAAATTTAGCCTATCCAGCATTGCTGATTCTTGCTCAAGTGGTACAGGCATGCTACAGTACTCCTATTAGACTAAGATTGACAAAAACTGCGGCGTGCAAATCATGCTACAACGGTCGCACGAACGGAAGTGGGGTGGTGCACGCGTTCTTCAGAGACTACTGTTCTAGAGGATTTTGGACATGCTGCTCTAGCTGCCTGCCCGTGCTACTGGCCACCAACCTCACGGGCACATGGCTCAGTTCGGTACCGCCTCGCCTGCTGGCACCATTGTCACGCTGGAAGGGGCCTGCTGATCCTTACTTCTCGGTCGCCGTCTTGCCTCACCGCTGGTGCTTGCATCCCCGACGCGGCCTTTAGCCTGGGACACAAGTTGCTTCCTTCGCTGCTTCGGGCTGGTGTGACCGTCTCTTTCTATTGCTCGCAGAACAGCTTTCCGGAGCCTGGACTCCACCATTTCCCATGACACGAGCTTCTCTAGAACTGCAGAGACATACTCAGCCCTTCGATTCTGCAGCCATGTAACAAGAACAAACTAAGTGGCGCATATGGAAAATATAACCACTAGAAATCATGAACACCACATTGGCATCTAACCTCATAATCCAGGTAGTAGGCATGCTGTTCCCAAGACAGAGAATTGGTTAGCAGAGTTAACTTTTATGAAGGAAAATGCATggaaatgaaaatgaaatatgcaTACATACCTCCCAAACATCAATCGCAAGGAGTGGCTGCCAACAAGAATAGACAGATAAAAATATCAGATCACTGTAGAATATATAGTATGCATGGGGGAGACAGACAATAGATTTATTTTTAAATGAAAATATTTTCTTGTCAACGGAACAAATAGAAAGAGGCAATACAAAGCTTCCAAAACGAAGTAGTGCACAGTATACACTGCATGATGATACAGGGGAAAACAGTTGCAGGTAAATACTCACAGAGTGGCCCCAGACAAGAGGGTTGATAGCATTCGGAGACTTTGAGATGACCAGCCTACCATAATTGTCAGATGGGATTGGGCTTTTTGACTTCACATGAGGTAACTTGCTCCCCTTGTCTAGAACCAGTTACAGAGCAGAGTTCAGTTCATCATGGAGCAAGTTTTGAAACTGATACACGCAGCTAACAAATGTGGGTTTTAGCATCACTTACAAGAAAGCCAAACCCATCCAGAACCGAACTGAGTTAATGCCGCATCCATGAATTGTTTGATCATGCCGTCATAGGATCCGAAGTCCCTGTTAATAAACTTCAGAAGACGTTCCGGGGGCTTGCCTCCACCGCCAGGTTTCATCGATCGCCAGTAGAAATCATGGTTCCATACCTACATAACATGGCCAAGAATCAGGGATCTAAAGCATATACAAGCCTTCCAAACAGCATGGAATGCTA
This sequence is a window from Aegilops tauschii subsp. strangulata cultivar AL8/78 chromosome 7, Aet v6.0, whole genome shotgun sequence. Protein-coding genes within it:
- the LOC109743938 gene encoding superoxide dismutase [Fe] 1, chloroplastic; this translates as MVFAAPAGVGGGPLSVAPPASSSAPFLLRAGGDSPQRGMLRRLTFPRRGGARGQSQRRWDCHITRCAGKANVVTEDDTAKVAAADATADQAADDTADVLESLNPDDDVDSVAWIKQQPLPYPADALEPYISKETVEQHWGVHQRMHVDRLNGMIGGSEWERMSIGQMMLASFNEGREPPHAPFFHAAQVWNHDFYWRSMKPGGGGKPPERLLKFINRDFGSYDGMIKQFMDAALTQFGSGWVWLSYKGSKLPHVKSKSPIPSDNYGRLVISKSPNAINPLVWGHSPLLAIDVWEHAYYLDYENRRAEYVSAVLEKLVSWEMVESRLRKAVLRAIERDGHTSPKQRRKQLVSQAKGRVGDASTSGEARRRPRSKDQQAPSSVTMVPAGEAVPN